One Chitinophaga sp. H8 DNA window includes the following coding sequences:
- a CDS encoding TIGR02757 family protein: MKVQQLKDFLNAKAAYYNHPDFIANDPICIPHRFSQLQDIEIAGLFAAILAWGNRTSIINKCTELLNYMDNAPYDYIRHHQPRERIKLMSFAHRTFNGLDLLYFVEFLQHYYTNVTSLEFAFSAHLVPEDENIEKALTGFRKVFFALEHPDRTTKHVSTPAKNSACKRLNMYLRWMVRKDDCGVDFGVWEHISPAQLICPVDVHVARVAARLGLIQEAKADWRTALELTAQLRQLDPEDPAKYDFALFGLGVIEKYV; the protein is encoded by the coding sequence ATGAAGGTCCAACAACTGAAGGATTTCTTGAATGCAAAGGCGGCCTATTACAACCATCCGGATTTTATCGCAAACGATCCTATTTGTATTCCGCACCGGTTTAGTCAGCTGCAGGATATTGAAATTGCAGGACTGTTTGCTGCTATCCTGGCCTGGGGTAACCGTACCAGTATCATTAATAAATGTACGGAACTGCTCAACTATATGGACAATGCTCCGTATGACTATATCCGGCACCATCAACCGAGAGAACGGATAAAACTCATGTCCTTTGCCCACAGAACTTTTAACGGTCTGGACCTCCTGTATTTCGTAGAATTCCTCCAGCATTACTATACCAATGTTACTTCCCTCGAATTTGCCTTCAGCGCTCACCTCGTGCCGGAAGATGAAAACATAGAGAAAGCATTGACCGGCTTCCGTAAAGTGTTCTTTGCACTGGAACACCCGGACAGAACCACCAAACACGTCTCTACTCCTGCTAAAAACTCCGCCTGCAAACGGCTGAACATGTATTTGCGCTGGATGGTCAGGAAAGATGATTGTGGCGTGGATTTTGGAGTATGGGAACACATCTCACCGGCACAATTAATATGCCCGGTAGATGTGCATGTGGCCAGAGTGGCTGCCAGACTGGGGCTGATACAAGAAGCCAAGGCCGACTGGCGCACCGCTTTGGAGCTCACAGCCCAGCTAAGACAACTTGATCCCGAAGATCCGGCAAAATATGACTTTGCTTTATTTGGATTAGGCGTAATAGAAAAGTATGTTTGA
- a CDS encoding cystathionine gamma-synthase, with protein sequence MKLGTKLIHAGVAPDPSTGAIMTPIFQTSTYVQTAPGQHKGYEYARTQNPTRDALQDALAAVENGTHGISFGSGLAATDAVMKLLSPGNEVIASSDLYGGTYRIFTKVFERYGIKFHFINMQDAQQIKAHINANTKLIWIETPTNPLLNIIDIAACAQIARQNNLLLCVDNTFASPYLQNPLDLGADIVVHSATKYIGGHSDVVHGVVIVKQDDLAQQLYFIQNSCGAVPGPQDCFLVLRGLKTLHVRMQRHCENGVEVAHFLRNHPKVEKVYWAGFEDHPNHDIAKKQMRGFGGMMSFTLKNDSLEAANKVLSNTKLFSLAESLGGVESLIGHPASMTHASIPREERIKNGLADSLIRLSVGIEDAEDLIADLKKAIEL encoded by the coding sequence ATGAAGCTAGGAACGAAACTCATACACGCAGGTGTAGCTCCCGACCCATCTACAGGAGCCATTATGACGCCCATTTTTCAAACATCCACTTATGTGCAAACTGCTCCCGGCCAGCATAAAGGCTATGAATACGCACGTACGCAAAACCCTACCAGGGATGCACTTCAGGATGCCCTGGCGGCAGTGGAAAATGGCACACATGGCATCTCCTTCGGAAGCGGACTGGCAGCTACGGATGCTGTAATGAAACTCCTCAGCCCCGGCAACGAAGTAATCGCTTCCAGTGACCTCTACGGGGGTACCTATCGCATATTTACGAAAGTGTTTGAACGCTACGGTATTAAATTCCATTTCATCAATATGCAGGATGCGCAGCAAATAAAAGCGCATATTAATGCTAATACCAAACTGATTTGGATCGAAACACCTACCAATCCGCTCCTGAATATCATTGATATCGCCGCCTGTGCACAGATTGCCAGACAAAATAATCTGCTGCTGTGCGTAGACAACACTTTTGCATCTCCTTACCTGCAAAATCCACTGGACCTCGGAGCCGATATCGTAGTGCATTCGGCTACCAAATATATCGGCGGGCATAGTGATGTGGTACACGGTGTGGTAATCGTAAAGCAGGACGACCTGGCACAACAACTTTACTTTATTCAAAACAGCTGCGGTGCCGTGCCCGGCCCTCAGGACTGCTTCCTGGTGCTACGCGGGCTTAAAACCCTGCATGTACGCATGCAACGCCACTGCGAAAATGGTGTGGAGGTGGCACACTTCCTCCGCAATCACCCTAAAGTGGAAAAAGTATACTGGGCAGGTTTTGAAGACCACCCTAACCATGATATCGCTAAAAAACAGATGCGTGGCTTCGGTGGCATGATGTCGTTTACACTTAAAAACGATAGCCTGGAGGCGGCCAACAAAGTACTGAGCAATACCAAACTGTTTTCATTGGCAGAATCCCTGGGAGGTGTGGAGTCCCTTATCGGACACCCCGCCAGCATGACACATGCTTCCATCCCCAGAGAAGAACGTATCAAAAACGGACTGGCAGATTCACTGATCCGGCTGAGCGTGGGCATTGAAGATGCAGAAGACCTTATCGCAGATCTTAAAAAAGCAATCGAACTGTAA
- a CDS encoding DUF2911 domain-containing protein has product MMKKLCIALTIGIFSISLATQAQDKKLPPVDASPMDMAYYPPMYPYTVKVKGEPGTLVARVIYSRPQKKGRDIFGNLEEYGKIWRLGANEATEIEFFRPVIIAGKSIPKGRYTMYAIPTEQKWTIILNRDTDIWGAYKYDKNKDVLRTDLNVSTQEAPVESFTMTFEKAETGTGANLVMAWDKINVTLPIKWAQPATASAKPTRN; this is encoded by the coding sequence ATGATGAAAAAATTATGTATTGCCCTCACTATTGGCATATTCAGCATAAGTCTGGCTACCCAGGCACAGGATAAAAAACTTCCACCTGTAGATGCCAGTCCGATGGATATGGCCTACTATCCCCCCATGTATCCTTACACCGTAAAGGTAAAAGGAGAGCCAGGTACACTGGTTGCCAGGGTAATATACAGCCGCCCCCAGAAAAAAGGCCGGGATATCTTTGGCAACCTGGAAGAATATGGCAAAATATGGCGCCTCGGTGCGAATGAAGCGACCGAAATAGAGTTCTTCCGCCCGGTAATCATTGCTGGAAAAAGTATCCCTAAAGGACGCTATACCATGTATGCCATCCCTACTGAACAGAAGTGGACCATCATTTTAAACCGGGACACAGATATCTGGGGCGCCTATAAGTACGATAAAAACAAGGATGTGCTGAGAACAGACCTGAACGTAAGTACACAGGAAGCGCCGGTAGAATCATTTACCATGACATTTGAAAAGGCGGAAACAGGTACAGGGGCTAACCTCGTGATGGCCTGGGATAAAATCAATGTAACCCTGCCTATTAAGTGGGCACAGCCTGCTACGGCATCAGCTAAACCAACGAGAAACTAA
- a CDS encoding acyl carrier protein phosphodiesterase: MNFLAHAYLSFNDPSLIVGNMIADFVKGKQILQYDDAIQQGIRLHRSIDTFTDQHPATAAAKAFFRPTCGLYGAVFMDIVYDHYLANDPQHFTPQSLETFSARVYQVLTGNMAILPDRFRQVFHYMQQHDWLYNYRTRQGILSSFNGIVRRAKFITVPATVPYAVFEEHYAALETCYTTFFPDLQAHARHFIG, encoded by the coding sequence ATGAACTTCCTCGCCCACGCATACTTATCATTCAACGATCCGTCACTCATCGTGGGCAATATGATTGCGGATTTTGTAAAAGGAAAGCAGATCCTGCAATATGACGATGCTATCCAGCAAGGTATCCGCTTACACCGTTCCATAGATACGTTTACGGACCAGCACCCTGCTACAGCTGCGGCCAAAGCATTCTTCCGGCCCACCTGCGGATTATATGGTGCGGTATTCATGGACATCGTATACGATCATTACCTGGCAAATGATCCTCAGCACTTTACTCCTCAAAGCCTGGAAACTTTCTCGGCAAGGGTATATCAGGTACTAACCGGCAATATGGCGATACTACCGGATAGATTCCGGCAGGTGTTTCACTATATGCAACAACACGACTGGCTCTATAACTACCGTACCAGACAGGGTATCCTCAGCAGTTTTAACGGTATTGTACGACGGGCCAAATTTATTACCGTACCTGCTACGGTTCCTTATGCGGTTTTTGAAGAACATTATGCGGCACTGGAAACCTGTTATACTACTTTCTTCCCCGACTTGCAGGCGCATGCCCGCCATTTTATCGGGTAA
- a CDS encoding alpha/beta hydrolase, with amino-acid sequence MPLTRTLFLPLRIISLFTLFFFAAGHIQAQQLAGDWEGKIGPYTSIIHMKWDSAQKRYTGTLDSPDQGGYGLPITDIILKQDSIVINADLIKGIALGVVTDQEKITGTWRQPSFNMDVTLNKTSGKTYRAYRPQHPLPPFPYRSQEVSYFSEDKQVRFGGTLTLPAQGNAFPAVILISGSGPQDRDGRIFDHKPFLVIADHLTRHGIAVLRVDDRGVRATKGDFANATSANFVKDVLAGVTYLKTRKEINPLKIGLIGHSEGGSIAPMVAAGNKEIAFIVLLAAPGITGKEILLTQNKAMFLSAGSDSLSVAVYMKLFERILDDCLQQSDSATASNITKQHLLEWQQSAPPEVVKQLGMQDAKAANTITAGLVKSFRQPWMQYFLTHDPAPPLTKVQCPVLAINGSKDLQVMAGPNLAAIKQALQQGGNKHFETMEMKGLNHLFQTANTGNLREYSTITETFSPQVLDIMTTWILKAVSH; translated from the coding sequence ATGCCATTGACCAGGACATTGTTTTTACCGCTCAGGATCATATCCCTCTTTACACTCTTCTTTTTTGCAGCCGGACATATACAGGCCCAGCAGCTTGCTGGCGACTGGGAGGGCAAAATAGGGCCTTACACCAGCATCATACATATGAAATGGGATAGTGCGCAAAAACGTTATACCGGTACCTTGGATAGCCCCGATCAGGGTGGTTATGGCCTGCCTATCACCGATATTATCCTTAAACAGGATAGCATTGTAATCAATGCAGACCTTATCAAAGGCATTGCGCTTGGAGTAGTAACAGATCAGGAAAAAATTACCGGTACCTGGCGCCAGCCCTCCTTTAATATGGACGTAACGTTGAATAAAACCAGTGGTAAAACCTACCGCGCATACCGGCCGCAACATCCATTACCTCCTTTTCCCTACCGCTCCCAGGAGGTAAGCTACTTTAGTGAAGATAAACAGGTCAGGTTCGGAGGTACATTAACGTTACCCGCTCAGGGAAATGCATTCCCTGCGGTGATACTCATCTCCGGATCAGGGCCCCAGGATCGCGATGGCAGAATATTTGACCATAAACCATTTTTAGTAATCGCTGATCATCTTACCCGCCACGGTATTGCGGTACTGCGTGTAGACGACAGAGGTGTACGTGCTACCAAAGGAGATTTTGCCAATGCCACTTCAGCCAACTTTGTAAAAGATGTACTGGCCGGTGTGACTTACCTGAAAACCAGAAAAGAAATCAATCCGCTTAAAATAGGCTTGATAGGCCACAGTGAAGGAGGATCAATTGCGCCCATGGTGGCTGCCGGGAACAAGGAGATCGCCTTTATCGTATTGCTGGCTGCTCCGGGCATAACAGGCAAAGAGATCCTCCTCACACAAAATAAAGCCATGTTCCTTTCTGCCGGCTCAGATAGTCTGTCGGTAGCCGTATACATGAAACTCTTTGAAAGGATCCTGGATGATTGCCTCCAACAATCAGACTCAGCAACTGCCAGCAATATCACGAAGCAACACCTGCTCGAATGGCAGCAATCCGCTCCGCCGGAGGTGGTAAAACAACTTGGTATGCAGGATGCTAAAGCGGCCAATACCATCACGGCAGGACTGGTGAAATCATTCAGACAACCCTGGATGCAATACTTCCTCACACATGATCCTGCACCGCCACTTACGAAAGTACAATGCCCCGTACTGGCCATCAATGGCAGCAAAGACTTACAGGTCATGGCTGGCCCCAATCTGGCAGCTATTAAACAGGCCCTGCAACAAGGCGGAAATAAACACTTTGAAACGATGGAAATGAAAGGCCTGAATCACCTGTTCCAAACAGCTAATACCGGCAACCTCCGGGAATATAGTACCATCACCGAAACCTTCTCTCCACAGGTACTGGATATAATGACCACGTGGATACTGAAAGCTGTTAGCCATTAG
- a CDS encoding deoxyhypusine synthase family protein, with product MNKGPISQFIQHHYRHFNAAALVDAAKGYETHLLEGGKMMVTLAGAMSTAELGISFAEMIRQGKVDIISCTGANLEEDIMNLVAHTHYKRVPNYRDLSPQEEWDLLEQGFNRVTDTCIPEEEAFRRIQKHIYKLWKDADDKGERYFPYEYMYKLLLSGAMKEHYEIDTKNSWMIAAAEKNIPIIVPGWEDSTMGNIFASYCIKGDLKPSTMKGGIEYMMFLTEWYRANSAGKGVGFFQIGGGIAGDFPICVVPMMYQDLEWHDVPFWSYFCQISDSTTSYGSYSGAVPNEKITWGKLDINTPKFIVESDATIVAPLIFAYILGW from the coding sequence ATGAACAAAGGTCCCATTTCTCAATTTATCCAGCATCATTACCGGCATTTTAATGCGGCTGCATTAGTAGATGCTGCAAAAGGTTATGAAACACATTTGCTGGAAGGTGGTAAAATGATGGTTACATTGGCAGGAGCTATGAGTACTGCTGAGTTGGGTATTTCCTTTGCGGAAATGATACGCCAGGGCAAAGTGGATATTATTTCCTGTACAGGGGCTAACCTGGAAGAGGACATTATGAATCTGGTAGCGCATACGCATTACAAGCGGGTGCCTAATTACCGGGATCTGAGTCCACAGGAAGAGTGGGATTTGCTGGAGCAGGGATTTAACCGCGTTACGGATACCTGTATTCCGGAGGAGGAAGCTTTCCGTCGTATTCAAAAGCATATTTACAAATTGTGGAAGGATGCTGATGATAAGGGCGAGCGTTATTTTCCTTATGAATATATGTACAAGTTGCTGTTGAGTGGCGCTATGAAGGAGCATTACGAGATAGATACCAAGAATAGCTGGATGATTGCAGCAGCGGAAAAGAATATTCCCATTATCGTACCAGGCTGGGAAGACAGCACGATGGGTAACATCTTTGCTTCCTATTGCATTAAGGGCGACCTGAAGCCAAGTACGATGAAGGGTGGTATTGAGTACATGATGTTCCTGACAGAATGGTACCGTGCTAATTCTGCCGGTAAAGGAGTAGGATTCTTCCAGATTGGTGGTGGTATAGCAGGGGATTTCCCGATATGTGTGGTGCCGATGATGTACCAGGATCTGGAGTGGCATGATGTGCCTTTCTGGAGTTATTTCTGCCAGATTTCTGATTCTACCACTTCTTACGGTTCTTATTCCGGTGCTGTACCGAATGAAAAGATCACGTGGGGTAAATTGGATATTAATACACCTAAGTTTATTGTAGAATCAGATGCTACGATTGTAGCGCCTTTGATTTTTGCTTATATACTGGGTTGGTAA
- a CDS encoding RNA polymerase sigma-70 factor: protein MTKIKAIDELTDEELLSGMHQKNQDVFACLYNHYFPRLVMIAEKYVKDLHIAKEIVQDVFMKFWESPPVLQHAVAFRSYLYRTVINNAINHLHRQKTIERHHLKISQDLTDEYIDTLHEEQELKIWLYAEIERLPEQCRKVFKMSRLEGLKYREIAGEIGIAEKTVENHIVHALKLLRSRIYKSEQVQPRINSKLMLLFLLP from the coding sequence ATGACCAAAATCAAAGCAATAGATGAACTGACAGATGAAGAACTCCTCTCCGGCATGCATCAAAAGAACCAGGATGTATTTGCATGCTTGTATAACCATTATTTTCCCCGCCTGGTAATGATTGCCGAAAAATATGTAAAAGACCTCCACATCGCGAAAGAAATTGTACAGGATGTATTCATGAAGTTCTGGGAAAGCCCACCGGTATTACAGCACGCAGTAGCCTTCCGGTCATACCTTTACCGTACTGTCATCAACAATGCCATCAATCATTTACACCGGCAAAAAACGATTGAACGGCATCACCTGAAAATCTCCCAGGACCTCACCGACGAATACATCGATACCCTGCATGAAGAACAGGAACTTAAAATATGGTTGTATGCAGAAATAGAACGCCTGCCGGAACAATGCAGGAAAGTATTTAAAATGAGCCGGCTGGAAGGACTGAAATACCGGGAAATAGCCGGGGAAATAGGTATAGCAGAGAAAACAGTGGAAAATCATATCGTACATGCCCTGAAACTCCTGCGCTCCCGCATCTATAAAAGTGAACAAGTGCAACCCCGCATCAACAGCAAGCTAATGCTCCTCTTCCTGCTTCCCTGA
- a CDS encoding DUF4302 domain-containing protein, translating into MKKILLYTLLILTTLSACRKEDDPIFPKSADERLNEVLTSYSKQLTESQYGWKAMLFPQEGGYFFHFKFNDKNAVSMLSDVAASTTVQPNESTWRLKALQRPTLMFDTYSYLHLLADPDPDAYGGVRGKGFYSDFEFSFESVSPDTIRLTGNFNNSELILVKATKEEVDAYNAGKVADIMDATDEFIANTLFPYLKMPDGKKLAINFNINSKVFSLRYLDDKNEIQSITAAFLFTPKGIFLKTPIKYGNSQFQEVLWDATKQTYYVMLGTTRVDVESSDEAIIPLHLVIGSDYSAIVVVADPLPGQSPDFVDAHNQAIIDVKNTRYKLDLKNIFYLFDRKKKTMTMDARVFQGANQFQATYTFDWTIDANGVSTFVNTAVNGNGGLIVNEMLPLLLPLINDHFTFDFYNAGGTLLGGMYSQENPGFYFTGFLLQ; encoded by the coding sequence ATGAAAAAAATACTTTTATATACGCTGCTCATACTGACTACGCTGTCAGCCTGCCGCAAAGAAGACGATCCCATTTTCCCCAAATCAGCAGATGAAAGGTTGAATGAGGTACTGACAAGTTATAGCAAACAACTCACGGAATCCCAGTATGGGTGGAAAGCGATGTTGTTTCCACAGGAAGGCGGATACTTCTTCCATTTCAAATTCAATGATAAAAATGCAGTAAGCATGCTGTCTGATGTGGCAGCCAGCACCACTGTTCAACCTAATGAAAGCACCTGGCGCCTTAAAGCACTGCAAAGGCCTACCTTGATGTTTGATACCTATTCCTACCTGCACCTGCTGGCAGACCCCGATCCGGATGCTTATGGCGGAGTAAGGGGCAAAGGTTTCTATTCCGACTTTGAATTCTCCTTTGAATCCGTTAGTCCGGATACCATCCGCTTAACTGGTAACTTCAATAACTCGGAACTCATCCTGGTAAAGGCTACCAAAGAAGAGGTGGATGCTTACAATGCAGGTAAAGTGGCGGATATTATGGATGCAACGGATGAATTTATTGCCAATACTTTATTCCCTTATCTTAAAATGCCCGACGGAAAAAAACTGGCTATCAACTTCAACATCAACAGTAAAGTATTCTCCCTGCGTTACCTGGATGATAAAAATGAAATCCAGAGCATCACTGCTGCTTTCCTGTTTACTCCCAAAGGGATATTCCTGAAAACACCCATCAAATACGGCAACAGCCAATTCCAGGAAGTGCTCTGGGATGCTACCAAACAAACATACTATGTGATGCTGGGTACTACCAGGGTAGACGTGGAAAGCAGTGATGAAGCCATTATTCCTTTACACCTGGTAATTGGATCAGATTACTCCGCCATTGTAGTGGTAGCCGATCCATTGCCCGGACAATCCCCTGATTTTGTGGATGCACATAACCAGGCTATCATAGATGTTAAAAACACCCGGTACAAACTGGATCTGAAAAACATTTTCTATCTCTTTGACCGCAAAAAGAAAACAATGACCATGGATGCACGCGTTTTCCAGGGCGCTAACCAATTCCAGGCAACTTATACTTTTGATTGGACAATAGATGCAAATGGGGTAAGTACCTTCGTAAATACTGCGGTTAATGGCAACGGCGGCCTGATTGTAAATGAAATGCTGCCGCTCTTACTCCCCCTGATCAACGATCATTTTACATTTGACTTTTATAATGCGGGGGGTACCCTGTTAGGTGGTATGTACAGCCAGGAAAATCCCGGCTTCTACTTTACAGGATTTTTATTACAGTAA
- a CDS encoding zinc-binding metallopeptidase, with translation MKHLFIKLMLASLSLVTLASCKKKDDLSKPILGLGGDTWEKGPVDTWISDNLTKPFNIEVKYRWDATELQLNKTLVPPALEQVVPVMDAVKKAWLQTYLDVAGEVFVKQLVPKQFILVGSANYNSDGSFTLGTAEGGRKVVLYEINKFDHKNAPVVLEMLRTIHHEFGHILHQNIMYPLEFKKITPAGYTAAWYNVSEAQAREKGFITQYAQNNPDDDFVEMIAIMMVMGRQGFEDILANIESPDGVAALRKKEQLVVSYFRNAYKVDFYTLQERSEENILKVLNN, from the coding sequence ATGAAACACCTTTTTATAAAATTAATGCTGGCTTCCCTCTCCCTGGTTACGCTGGCTTCCTGCAAAAAGAAAGACGACCTGTCTAAACCCATCCTTGGATTAGGAGGGGATACCTGGGAAAAAGGGCCAGTAGATACCTGGATCTCTGACAACCTGACCAAACCTTTTAACATAGAGGTGAAATACCGCTGGGATGCTACTGAATTACAACTCAATAAAACCCTCGTACCTCCCGCACTGGAACAGGTAGTACCAGTTATGGATGCCGTAAAAAAAGCCTGGTTACAAACCTACCTCGATGTGGCCGGAGAAGTATTTGTAAAGCAACTGGTACCCAAACAATTTATATTGGTAGGAAGCGCTAACTACAATTCTGATGGCAGCTTCACCCTGGGTACTGCCGAAGGTGGCCGTAAAGTAGTGCTGTATGAGATCAATAAATTTGATCACAAAAATGCACCGGTAGTACTGGAAATGCTAAGAACCATTCATCATGAGTTTGGGCATATCCTGCATCAGAATATCATGTATCCCCTGGAGTTTAAAAAAATCACACCTGCCGGCTATACGGCCGCCTGGTATAATGTTTCTGAAGCACAGGCCCGTGAAAAGGGTTTTATTACCCAATATGCCCAAAACAATCCGGATGATGATTTTGTAGAAATGATCGCTATCATGATGGTTATGGGAAGACAGGGATTTGAAGATATACTGGCAAATATAGAATCACCCGACGGGGTGGCCGCTTTAAGAAAGAAAGAACAGCTGGTAGTATCCTATTTCCGGAATGCGTACAAAGTTGATTTCTACACCCTGCAGGAACGTTCTGAAGAAAACATCCTGAAGGTGCTCAACAACTAA
- a CDS encoding RagB/SusD family nutrient uptake outer membrane protein, which yields MKKIILYSALFSTVAFTGCKKFLDTLPDNRTSLNTPGKVAEMLVSAYPKASYIPFCEAMSDNADDKGIAESETYNSVPYVWGDVPEKDQDAPDYYWNGAYEAIAAANQALDAINSAANQKAYTAQRGEALVARAYAHFMLVTLFSKAYDPATAASDPGVPYVTTPEKVVLQSYERKTVSYVYEMIEKDLTEGLPLLNDASYKVPAYHFTQKAAHAFASRFYLFKQDYAKVIEHASLVFPGNNFRDNMRDWLVTYDQLTYAELRAIYTKASENANLLLAEATTWWGRNYPSYRYGLTPDLMNKVLGGNVTGGAWAYGIYGDDEHLNIPKFNEYFVREGLNANSGLGYNMIPLFTTEEVLLNRAEAYVRSNNNTAALEDINVFASGRIVGFSPARMVTENKAKAYYNTTDAKVALINTILDFKRAEFMHEGLRWFDIIRLKMPVVHKKNDEKLTLSPTDPRRLLQLPQEVKLAGLDLNPR from the coding sequence ATGAAAAAAATCATTCTATATAGCGCCTTATTCAGCACCGTAGCTTTTACCGGCTGCAAAAAATTCCTGGATACCCTCCCGGATAACAGAACGTCGCTGAATACTCCCGGTAAAGTGGCAGAAATGCTGGTAAGCGCGTATCCCAAAGCCAGCTACATTCCCTTTTGTGAAGCCATGTCTGATAATGCAGACGATAAAGGAATCGCTGAAAGCGAAACCTATAATTCCGTTCCTTATGTGTGGGGGGATGTACCGGAAAAAGACCAGGACGCCCCGGATTACTATTGGAATGGAGCCTACGAAGCTATCGCTGCTGCCAATCAGGCACTGGATGCCATCAACAGTGCTGCTAACCAGAAGGCTTACACGGCACAAAGAGGAGAAGCACTGGTAGCCAGGGCATATGCACACTTTATGCTGGTAACCTTATTCTCCAAAGCATACGATCCCGCTACTGCTGCTTCCGATCCTGGTGTGCCTTATGTAACAACACCTGAAAAAGTAGTACTGCAAAGCTATGAACGGAAAACAGTCAGCTACGTGTATGAAATGATAGAAAAAGACCTCACGGAAGGTTTACCACTGCTTAATGATGCGTCTTATAAAGTGCCTGCTTATCATTTCACCCAAAAAGCAGCACATGCTTTTGCTTCCCGTTTCTATCTGTTCAAACAGGATTATGCAAAAGTAATTGAACACGCCAGCCTCGTATTTCCAGGCAACAACTTCCGCGATAATATGCGCGACTGGCTGGTCACTTACGATCAGCTTACCTATGCCGAACTACGTGCCATATACACCAAGGCTTCCGAAAATGCCAATCTTTTACTGGCAGAAGCTACCACCTGGTGGGGACGTAATTATCCCTCTTACCGCTATGGCCTCACACCCGACCTGATGAACAAAGTATTGGGCGGTAATGTAACCGGCGGTGCATGGGCATATGGTATCTATGGCGATGATGAACACCTGAATATTCCAAAATTCAACGAATACTTTGTAAGAGAAGGATTGAATGCTAATTCAGGACTTGGCTACAATATGATTCCGCTTTTTACTACGGAAGAAGTATTGCTGAACCGTGCTGAAGCATACGTAAGATCAAACAACAATACCGCTGCGCTGGAAGACATCAATGTATTTGCCAGTGGCCGTATTGTTGGCTTTTCACCAGCCCGCATGGTTACTGAAAACAAAGCAAAAGCATATTACAATACAACAGATGCAAAGGTAGCACTCATAAATACTATTCTGGATTTCAAACGGGCAGAGTTTATGCACGAAGGCCTTCGCTGGTTTGATATCATACGTCTTAAAATGCCGGTGGTACATAAAAAGAATGACGAGAAACTAACGCTTTCGCCTACCGATCCGCGCAGATTATTACAATTGCCACAGGAAGTAAAACTGGCTGGCCTTGATTTAAATCCTCGTTGA